The following proteins are co-located in the Longimicrobium sp. genome:
- the mce gene encoding methylmalonyl-CoA epimerase, which produces MTERALDHVGIAVHSLDESLPTFESITGGKGYGRERVEQQGVEVVFVGRGPGRLELLAPTRDDSAVAKFLAKRGAGMHHLCYRVGDLRAELARWRAAGARLIDEEPRPGAAGHMVAFLHPKSTGGVLIELLEHRD; this is translated from the coding sequence ATGACCGAGCGGGCGCTGGACCACGTCGGCATCGCCGTGCACTCGCTGGACGAGTCGCTCCCCACCTTCGAATCTATCACGGGTGGGAAGGGGTACGGCCGCGAGCGCGTCGAGCAGCAGGGCGTCGAAGTCGTCTTCGTCGGCCGTGGCCCGGGCCGCCTGGAGCTGCTGGCCCCCACCCGCGACGACTCCGCCGTGGCGAAGTTCCTCGCGAAGCGCGGGGCGGGGATGCACCATCTGTGCTACCGCGTCGGCGACCTGCGCGCCGAGCTGGCCCGCTGGCGCGCCGCCGGCGCCCGGCTGATCGACGAGGAGCCCCGCCCCGGCGCCGCCGGCCACATGGTGGCCTTCCTCCACCCGAAGAGCACCGGCGGCGTCCTGATCGAGCTCCTCGAGCACCGGGACTGA
- the trxA gene encoding thioredoxin: MADSDKVITVTDDNFKEVTGGAGLSMIDFWAVWCGPCRMIAPIVEQLADEYAGKITVGKLDVDSNQRTASQYGVRSIPTVLFFKDGQVVDQVIGAVPRPALESKIKQHLNGAA, encoded by the coding sequence ATGGCGGACAGCGACAAGGTGATCACCGTCACCGACGACAACTTCAAGGAGGTCACCGGCGGCGCGGGGCTGTCGATGATCGACTTCTGGGCCGTGTGGTGCGGCCCCTGCCGGATGATCGCGCCGATCGTGGAGCAGCTCGCCGACGAGTACGCCGGCAAGATCACGGTCGGCAAGCTCGACGTGGACAGCAACCAGCGCACGGCCTCGCAGTACGGCGTGCGCTCCATCCCCACCGTCCTCTTCTTCAAGGACGGCCAGGTGGTGGACCAGGTGATCGGCGCCGTGCCGCGGCCCGCCCTGGAGAGCAAGATCAAGCAGCACCTGAACGGCGCGGCCTGA